The genomic DNA ATTGACGTGGAGCAATACTGTAGCACCGAATCGCCGACTTGTGGGCTGTCCTGGACAAATCTGCTCAATGCAGCCTGCGGGGTGTGGCAAAAATACCGCGGCCGCTGGGTCGCACGCCGACGGCATGTCGTCCGACACGCGCCACGGCGGCGCGCCATTGCTGTTACATTGTCAACATCGAAACTACGTCTTCCCTCATGAAAACGTTCCACTGCGATAAATGCGCCCAGCAGGTCTTCTTTGAAAACACCGTCTGCTTCCACTGCGGCAGCATGCTGGGCTACCAGCCGGCGCTGCGCTGCATCAGCAGCTTCGAACCGGATGCCGGCGGTCACTGGCGCAGCCTGCATCCGCGCGACGCGGGCAAACTCTACAAGCAGTGCGCCAACTATGTGCAGCACGATGTCTGCAACTGGATGCTGCCGGCGGATGACCCGCACGAGCTGTGCGAGTCGTGCCAGCTGACGGTGGTCATTCCAGCGCTGTCGTCGGCCAAGAACCGGGTGCTGTGGTCCCGGCTGGAAGCGGCCAAGCGGCGCCTGCTGTTCTCGCTGGCCACGCTGCACCTGACACCCGTTTCGAAGGAAGTGGCGCCGGAAACCGGCCTGGCGTTCCAGTTCCTCGAGGATGGCGTCGCGGGCCAGGCCGTGATGACGGGCCACGCCAACGGCGTCATCACGCTCAATATCGCCGAGGCCGATCCGGCCGAGCGCGAGCGCACGCGCGAGCAGATGCACGAGCGCTACCGCACCCTGCTGGGGCACTTCCGGCATGAGAGCGGGCATTACTATTTCGACCGGCTGGTGGTGGGCACGCCGTGGATCGACGAGTGCCGCGCCCTGTTCGGCGACGAGCGCGCGGATTACGGCGCTTGCCTGCAACGGCACTATGCGGAAGGCCCGCCGGCCGACTGGGAAGACCGCTTCGTCAGC from Pseudoduganella armeniaca includes the following:
- a CDS encoding zinc-binding metallopeptidase family protein, encoding MKTFHCDKCAQQVFFENTVCFHCGSMLGYQPALRCISSFEPDAGGHWRSLHPRDAGKLYKQCANYVQHDVCNWMLPADDPHELCESCQLTVVIPALSSAKNRVLWSRLEAAKRRLLFSLATLHLTPVSKEVAPETGLAFQFLEDGVAGQAVMTGHANGVITLNIAEADPAERERTREQMHERYRTLLGHFRHESGHYYFDRLVVGTPWIDECRALFGDERADYGACLQRHYAEGPPADWEDRFVSSYASAHPWEDWAETWAHYLHMMDTLETAHACGVSLTPRKPNEPALEIAVPPAKTDAFDATLHDWFALTYVLNSLNRSIGVPDAYPFTLSPPVLAKLGFVHKVVRAQMKVAPA